CGATTTACCCTCCGAAAAGCTTGACCACAAAACCTACCTCAAAAGAACCTCCGAGGCCTGGTTGATCTGGTCACCCGAAGGTGGTGAATGGGACAATGCGCGCCACTACGAATCACTTCTCATGGGCAGCGTCCCTGTCATCAATTATCCTCCCAACTGGCGCTATCGGCCGTTCGAAGACCGAAAGCACGTTTTGTATTATGACGTGGCGGGGGAACACCTGCTCACGGTGATCCGCGAGGCTCTTACAGACAAGGACCGGCTGAGGACCATTGCACAGGCCGGGGCGGAGTTTGTCCGACAGTATCACTACCAATCCACTCTCGCTTCTTATATGGTTGATATGGGCCTCGGCAGGGAGTTATGAAAATTATTACCGCGCACTCGCGCGGGCCTTTCTCATATGCGCATTCTTTTCATCAAACCAAAGCATATTGGCGATTCCCTGATTTTGACGCCGGCCATTGTCGCCGTGAAAAAGGCCCATCCGGAGGCGGAGATCTGGGTGCTGGTACGCCGCAAATGCGAGGGTATATTGGCGGGCTGCCCGGAAATCGACCGCATCCTGACCATTGCGCCTGTCTATAAATCTGAGCGAAATACATGTGATTTTTGGCACGATCTGTTTCTGGCGACCCGCTTGTGGTTGACGCCTTTCGATTACGTCTTTGAATTGGGCGACGGCCATCGGGGCCGGTTGTTTGCCATGCTCTGTCGCGCCAAACGGATTTATTCGGTGAAGACAACAAGCCCCCTCAAGCCTCTGGAGCGCTTTCAATTTACGGCCTCGTCCACCTATGACTGGCAAACATGCCATCGGGTGGAAAAGGATTATTATTCAGTGTCTGAATTTCTCCCGCTCCCGCAACCCATACCGCCGTTGCGCTTTGACCGGGCGCTCACCCAGGTCTGGGAACCAGGCCGGGCCCTGCTCGATTTTGTTGTGATGCAGGTCGGCACCCGGCAGGGCTATAATTGCTGGAGCCGGGAAGGCTGGCGCGAGGTTTGCCGCGGATTATTGGAACGCCACGAGAATGTCGTCGTCGCGTGCGGACCTGT
The DNA window shown above is from Candidatus Methylacidiphilales bacterium and carries:
- a CDS encoding glycosyltransferase family 9 protein; amino-acid sequence: MRILFIKPKHIGDSLILTPAIVAVKKAHPEAEIWVLVRRKCEGILAGCPEIDRILTIAPVYKSERNTCDFWHDLFLATRLWLTPFDYVFELGDGHRGRLFAMLCRAKRIYSVKTTSPLKPLERFQFTASSTYDWQTCHRVEKDYYSVSEFLPLPQPIPPLRFDRALTQVWEPGRALLDFVVMQVGTRQGYNCWSREGWREVCRGLLERHENVVVACGPVAHEAELAESIQKELGPRVICTRGEASWPQVADLLYRARLYVGLNTATMHLAAACGCPCVSLFGPTIEDFWYPWQVPCRIVTSHGYKPLPDIQRRYEQCKRRSMQEIHAKDVIDACDELLANLPSK